The genomic stretch ATTTTCTTTTGTTGTTCTTAGGCTAATTTTTACGCTATTTTCCTGCTCTTTTAAAACCATAACAAAGTCTAAGTTTTTTAAATTATTAAAAAAATTTACCAGATCTTCAACTTTTTCAATAAAACCGTTTTTTTCAGCGTTTTTGATTTCGTTTTTATGAATAACAGTATGGGCAAAATTATATTGTTTATTTTCTTTTATTCTTTCAAAGGATTTACCCCAAAATTTTAAAGTGTCTATTTTTTTGTTTTTGTGATTATTACGATTAAATTTGGCGATATTCGCGCCTTTTTCCAATAAATATGACGATATAGCAAATGCGTCTGAAGATGTGCCTTTGTTAGAAAAGTTATCAGTGTCTGTTAAAATTCCAAGTAATAGTGCTGACGCAGTGTCTTTGTCTATTTCAAAATTAACTGTCTGAAAAAATTTAGTTAATATTTCGGTTGTTGAAGAAGCATTGCTGTTAACTAAATTAATATCTCCAAAATTATTATTTGATATGTGATGGTCAATATTAATAATTTTTAAACCAGTTATTGCC from Patescibacteria group bacterium encodes the following:
- a CDS encoding bifunctional oligoribonuclease/PAP phosphatase NrnA, translating into MLKIKYKKIKLAIQSAKKILVTAHQKPDGDALGSIFAITKYLESQGKNYKIYIEGENNYKNMPFLNFTSVDIKNISNANFDALITLDSGDLARTGLDKAITGLKIINIDHHISNNNFGDINLVNSNASSTTEILTKFFQTVNFEIDKDTASALLLGILTDTDNFSNKGTSSDAFAISSYLLEKGANIAKFNRNNHKNKKIDTLKFWGKSFERIKENKQYNFAHTVIHKNEIKNAEKNGFIEKVEDLVNFFNNLKNLDFVMVLKEQENSVKISLRTTKENINLSYFAIFFNGGGHKKAAGFTINGCIKKTAYGWKIV